A window of the Streptomyces sp. NBC_01351 genome harbors these coding sequences:
- a CDS encoding response regulator: MSIRVLVADDQTIIRTGLRIMLNAQPGIEVVGEAADGREAVRLARELRPDVCLFDIRMPVLDGLEATRLVAGPGVADPLAVVVITTFDLDEYVYGSLRAGARGFLLKDTGPDLLAQAVRSASDGEALIAPSVTVRLLQAFADLPAGRPVAQPVSPVTAREEQVLLAVARGLTNTEIADALHISLSTVKTHLASLMAKLGARNRVEIAMWAYETRRILPGT; the protein is encoded by the coding sequence GTGTCCATTCGCGTCCTCGTCGCTGACGACCAGACGATCATCCGCACCGGGTTGCGGATCATGCTGAACGCCCAGCCCGGCATCGAGGTGGTCGGCGAGGCCGCCGACGGGCGGGAAGCGGTACGTCTGGCCCGCGAACTACGCCCCGACGTCTGCCTGTTCGACATCCGCATGCCCGTACTCGACGGGCTCGAGGCCACCCGGCTGGTCGCCGGCCCGGGCGTCGCCGACCCGCTGGCCGTGGTCGTCATCACCACGTTCGACCTCGACGAGTACGTCTACGGCTCACTGCGTGCCGGCGCCCGCGGATTCCTCCTCAAGGACACGGGACCGGACCTTCTGGCGCAGGCCGTACGGTCGGCGTCCGACGGTGAGGCGCTCATCGCGCCCAGCGTCACCGTCCGTCTGCTCCAGGCATTCGCGGACCTGCCCGCCGGCCGGCCCGTGGCCCAGCCGGTCTCCCCCGTCACCGCCCGCGAGGAGCAGGTGCTCCTCGCCGTCGCTCGCGGGCTGACCAACACCGAGATCGCCGATGCACTGCACATCAGCCTCAGCACGGTGAAGACGCATCTGGCCAGCCTGATGGCCAAGCTCGGCGCCCGCAACCGGGTCGAGATCGCGATGTGGGCCTACGAAACGCGCCGTATCCTCCCCGGAACCTGA
- a CDS encoding sensor histidine kinase: protein MLRDDLRTLWTEPRPPDAPARVRRDWALLAAGLACVALEATLRENVVWRPVAVVFTVWLCLLPLWRRTRPLAMVTLAFGSVVLLPVASLVAAPREPVGLYTGAVVLVLVYALLRWGSGREIVLGGAVILAVGALCVVTDGTTVVEKVAGFVVLLLPGVVGAAVRFRVTARERQLEQVRSREREQLARELHDTVAHHVSAMVIIAQAGRVLAGTDPSAAVEALEGVEEEGARTLEEMRAMVATLRDRGVDAELAPPAGVADLERLVRTPGGRLRVDLGLDGELDALPPAVDAAVYRIVQESVTNALRHAVDATELVVRVAAERHTVRVSVRDNGRRTGRGRDGYGLTGLRERATLLGGTLQAGPGTDRGWHVEAELPRARSKSGVHSRPRR from the coding sequence GTGCTCCGAGACGACCTGCGAACCCTGTGGACCGAACCCCGGCCGCCCGACGCGCCCGCCCGGGTGCGGCGGGACTGGGCGCTGCTCGCCGCGGGCCTTGCCTGTGTGGCGCTGGAGGCCACCCTGCGCGAGAACGTCGTGTGGCGGCCGGTGGCGGTGGTGTTCACCGTATGGCTGTGCCTGCTGCCCCTGTGGCGCCGGACCCGCCCGCTGGCGATGGTGACGCTGGCGTTCGGCTCGGTGGTCCTGCTTCCGGTGGCCTCGCTCGTCGCCGCACCGCGCGAGCCTGTCGGCCTGTACACCGGCGCGGTCGTGCTCGTGCTGGTGTACGCGCTGCTCCGGTGGGGATCGGGACGCGAGATCGTGCTGGGCGGCGCGGTGATCCTCGCGGTCGGCGCGCTGTGTGTCGTCACGGACGGGACCACGGTCGTCGAAAAGGTCGCGGGCTTCGTCGTCCTCCTGCTGCCCGGCGTGGTCGGGGCTGCCGTGCGGTTCCGGGTGACCGCTCGCGAGCGGCAGTTGGAGCAGGTGCGCTCCCGCGAGCGCGAGCAGCTCGCCCGGGAACTGCACGACACGGTGGCCCACCACGTGTCGGCCATGGTGATCATCGCCCAGGCGGGCCGGGTGCTCGCGGGCACCGACCCGTCCGCCGCCGTCGAGGCGCTGGAGGGGGTCGAGGAGGAAGGGGCGCGCACGCTGGAGGAAATGCGCGCCATGGTCGCCACGCTGCGCGACCGCGGGGTCGACGCCGAGCTGGCGCCCCCTGCCGGAGTCGCGGATCTGGAGCGCCTGGTGCGCACCCCGGGTGGTCGCCTCAGGGTCGACCTGGGGCTCGACGGTGAACTGGACGCGCTGCCCCCGGCCGTGGACGCGGCCGTCTACCGGATCGTGCAGGAGTCGGTGACCAACGCGCTGCGCCATGCGGTCGACGCGACCGAGCTCGTCGTTCGGGTCGCCGCGGAACGGCACACGGTACGGGTGAGCGTGCGCGACAACGGCCGGCGCACCGGCCGGGGTCGCGACGGATACGGACTTACCGGACTGCGCGAGCGCGCGACCCTGCTCGGCGGCACACTACAAGCCGGCCCGGGTACCGACCGGGGCTGGCATGTCGAAGCCGAACTGCCGAGAGCGAGGAGCAAGAGCGGTGTCCATTCGCGTCCTCGTCGCTGA
- a CDS encoding MMPL family transporter, which translates to MLSKALLRLGASAARHPWRVIAAWLIAATLAVLAAVAFGGRTADSLTAPGLDSQRAAELIERAGTGQEGMTAQVVVTPLDDGATFFDDDSARTALTRLQTEVKRLPHVLGTSDPAGALDTGGDTAVRGGLVSADGRITVVRVQYPDQSRLSAEDLDALVDLGDRLRAELPLRIEMGGNLFYAFSDPDGGVSELIGLLAAAAILFLAFGSLVAAALPIGMAVFGLTVGVATMTILAGVTEVPTFAPVLGSMVGLGVGIDYALFVLARHREYLACGLDPQAAAGRAVATAGRPVVFAGGTVVVSILGLAVAKVPFMTVGGVAVSIVVLTMVLASVTLLPAFLSAAGPRLARPGRIGRALQTRKLGRLARQRDTVAGAAPAAGWRRWIGHVSRHPVPYAIGAAGLLLTATLPVLGLRVGLPDDGSLPHSRTERRAYDLVAEGFGPGTNGPLVIAADPTGDPGVLDRLVATVAADPGIASVAPTHIDPATGIATLVVFPTTSPQDKATADTIARLRTDVLPTAIGHGPARAHVGGAAASLSDVGQRTSQRLPVFVAAVLAMSFLLLMLVFRSILVPLKAVLLNLLSIGAAYGIMVAVFQWGWGGALIGLEATVPIVSFIPMFLFAILFGLSMDYEVFLLSRVREEYLRTGDNGTAIVEGISRTARIITSAALIMVAVFLSFAVAEDPSTKMFGLGLATAIFIDATVVRMVLVPATMTLLGRTNWWLPKWLDWMLPRGPVGTDDTDAESTGEAPRPRRVDR; encoded by the coding sequence ATGCTCTCGAAAGCCCTGTTGCGCCTGGGCGCAAGCGCCGCCCGCCATCCCTGGCGGGTGATCGCGGCATGGCTGATCGCCGCCACGCTCGCCGTCCTCGCCGCCGTCGCCTTCGGCGGGCGGACCGCGGACTCGTTGACCGCTCCGGGACTGGACTCCCAACGGGCCGCGGAACTGATCGAGCGGGCAGGCACCGGCCAGGAGGGGATGACCGCCCAAGTGGTCGTCACCCCCCTCGACGACGGTGCGACGTTCTTCGACGACGACAGCGCGCGCACCGCTCTCACGCGGCTGCAGACCGAGGTGAAGCGGCTGCCGCACGTGCTCGGCACGAGCGACCCGGCGGGGGCACTCGACACGGGCGGGGACACCGCCGTGCGCGGCGGCCTCGTCTCGGCCGACGGGCGGATCACGGTCGTCCGGGTGCAGTACCCCGACCAGAGCCGGCTGTCGGCCGAAGACCTCGACGCCCTCGTCGATCTCGGCGACCGGCTGCGCGCCGAGCTGCCGCTGCGCATCGAGATGGGCGGGAACCTCTTCTACGCCTTCTCCGACCCCGACGGCGGCGTGAGCGAGCTGATCGGCCTCCTCGCCGCGGCCGCGATCCTGTTCCTGGCGTTCGGTTCGCTCGTCGCCGCCGCGCTGCCGATCGGCATGGCGGTCTTCGGGCTGACCGTCGGAGTCGCCACGATGACGATACTGGCGGGGGTGACAGAGGTCCCCACCTTCGCACCGGTCCTGGGCAGCATGGTCGGGCTCGGAGTGGGCATCGACTACGCGCTGTTCGTGCTCGCCAGGCACCGGGAGTACCTCGCGTGCGGGCTCGATCCGCAGGCGGCGGCCGGACGAGCGGTGGCAACGGCGGGGCGGCCGGTGGTCTTCGCCGGCGGCACCGTCGTCGTGTCGATCCTCGGCCTGGCGGTCGCGAAAGTGCCGTTCATGACGGTGGGCGGGGTTGCCGTCTCGATCGTCGTCCTGACGATGGTGCTCGCGTCGGTGACGCTGCTGCCGGCCTTCCTCAGCGCGGCGGGCCCACGCCTGGCCCGGCCCGGCCGGATCGGCCGGGCTCTGCAGACCAGGAAGCTGGGCCGACTCGCACGGCAGCGGGACACGGTGGCGGGCGCCGCTCCCGCCGCCGGTTGGCGGCGCTGGATCGGGCACGTCAGCCGGCACCCGGTGCCGTACGCGATCGGCGCGGCGGGGCTGCTGCTGACCGCGACGCTGCCCGTGCTCGGCCTGCGCGTCGGCCTGCCCGACGACGGCTCACTGCCCCACAGCCGTACCGAGCGCCGCGCCTACGACCTCGTCGCCGAGGGGTTCGGCCCGGGCACCAACGGTCCCCTCGTCATCGCCGCGGACCCCACCGGTGATCCGGGAGTGCTGGACCGACTCGTCGCAACGGTCGCGGCGGATCCGGGCATCGCATCCGTCGCGCCGACGCACATCGATCCGGCCACCGGCATCGCGACCCTCGTGGTGTTCCCGACCACCAGCCCTCAGGACAAGGCCACGGCCGACACCATCGCCCGGCTGCGCACCGACGTGCTGCCCACGGCGATCGGGCACGGCCCGGCCAGGGCCCACGTCGGCGGCGCCGCCGCGAGCCTGTCCGATGTGGGCCAACGCACCAGCCAACGCCTGCCGGTGTTCGTCGCCGCCGTGCTGGCGATGTCGTTCCTGCTGCTGATGCTGGTCTTCCGCTCGATACTCGTACCGCTCAAGGCGGTACTGCTGAATCTGCTGAGCATCGGCGCGGCCTACGGCATCATGGTCGCGGTCTTCCAGTGGGGCTGGGGAGGCGCACTCATCGGGCTGGAAGCGACGGTTCCGATCGTGTCGTTCATCCCGATGTTCCTCTTCGCCATCCTGTTCGGCCTGTCGATGGACTACGAGGTGTTCCTCCTCTCCCGCGTACGCGAGGAGTACCTGCGCACCGGCGACAACGGCACGGCGATCGTTGAGGGCATCTCGCGCACCGCCCGGATCATCACCTCGGCCGCCCTCATCATGGTGGCGGTCTTCCTGTCCTTCGCCGTCGCCGAGGACCCCTCCACCAAAATGTTCGGGCTCGGCCTGGCCACCGCGATCTTCATCGACGCCACGGTCGTACGCATGGTGCTGGTACCGGCGACCATGACACTCCTCGGCCGGACCAACTGGTGGCTGCCGAAGTGGCTGGACTGGATGCTTCCCCGCGGCCCGGTCGGCACCGACGACACCGACGCGGAATCCACGGGTGAGGCCCCGCGTCCACGGCGGGTTGACCGTTGA
- a CDS encoding ABATE domain-containing protein, which produces MSEIPTLESVRVPAPGAEDYLALDFVNSAIALPGGQFIDFLGTPEGANRWLTDHGLAPADAGVREMCASQLRSLREHLRSLFSARVAGLPALPVALSAVNDALSMAPTAGLLYWDEKNGPYRAVPCPTDEILARALATLAANAADLLTGPDADRLTACGSTPCNRYLLRHGRRHWCSIRCGDRARAARAYARRTQAKAD; this is translated from the coding sequence ATGAGTGAGATCCCGACCCTCGAATCCGTGCGAGTGCCTGCCCCGGGGGCGGAGGACTACCTCGCCCTCGACTTCGTCAACAGCGCCATCGCGCTGCCCGGAGGGCAGTTCATCGATTTCCTCGGCACCCCCGAGGGCGCGAACAGGTGGCTCACCGACCACGGCCTCGCGCCGGCCGACGCCGGGGTACGGGAAATGTGCGCCAGCCAGCTGCGCTCGCTGCGCGAACACCTCAGGTCGTTGTTCTCCGCCCGCGTCGCCGGGCTGCCCGCACTGCCCGTGGCACTGTCCGCCGTCAACGACGCGCTGAGCATGGCTCCGACAGCCGGCCTGCTCTACTGGGACGAGAAGAACGGCCCCTACCGTGCGGTGCCGTGCCCCACCGACGAGATCCTCGCGCGCGCTCTCGCGACCCTCGCGGCCAACGCGGCCGACCTCCTCACCGGCCCCGACGCAGACCGCCTCACCGCCTGCGGTTCCACCCCCTGCAACCGCTACTTGCTGCGCCACGGACGCCGCCACTGGTGCTCCATCCGCTGCGGCGACCGTGCCCGCGCCGCCCGCGCCTACGCGCGGCGCACCCAGGCGAAAGCAGACTGA
- a CDS encoding MBL fold metallo-hydrolase, whose product MVDTRTPVEQFPVRVFGGPTAFFEYGGLRFLTDPTFDAPREYRVPGGQLTKTAPASATPADLGRIDVVLLSHDQHPDNLDESGRALLADVPLTLTTPGGGQRLGAGARGLADWESVDLDRPDGGTLTVTGVPALHGPGTREEVEPFTGQVVGFVLTGQDLPTVYVSGDNASLGLVKEIADRFGPVDTAILFAGAPRFTELFDGALIVLDSSQAADAATVLGARRVVPVHYDSWGHFTEGRDELVAAFTDAGLLDRLDLGERG is encoded by the coding sequence ATGGTTGATACCCGCACGCCCGTTGAGCAGTTCCCCGTCCGCGTCTTCGGTGGCCCGACCGCCTTCTTCGAGTACGGCGGCCTGCGATTCCTGACCGACCCCACCTTCGACGCGCCCCGCGAGTACCGCGTGCCGGGCGGCCAGTTGACCAAGACGGCGCCCGCCTCCGCCACGCCGGCCGACCTCGGCCGCATAGACGTGGTCCTGCTCTCCCACGACCAACACCCCGACAACCTCGACGAGTCCGGCCGGGCACTGCTCGCCGACGTCCCTCTCACCCTGACCACGCCCGGAGGCGGACAGCGCCTGGGGGCGGGCGCGAGGGGCCTGGCCGACTGGGAGTCGGTCGACCTCGACCGCCCCGATGGCGGAACCCTCACGGTCACGGGCGTGCCCGCCCTCCACGGACCCGGCACGCGCGAGGAGGTCGAGCCGTTCACCGGCCAGGTCGTCGGGTTCGTCCTGACCGGGCAGGACCTGCCCACGGTCTACGTCAGCGGCGACAACGCCTCCCTCGGCCTGGTCAAGGAGATCGCGGACCGGTTCGGCCCGGTGGACACCGCCATCCTGTTCGCCGGGGCCCCTCGCTTCACCGAGCTCTTCGACGGCGCGCTGATCGTCCTCGACAGCTCGCAGGCCGCCGACGCAGCCACTGTCCTCGGTGCCCGCAGGGTGGTTCCCGTCCACTACGACAGCTGGGGGCACTTCACCGAGGGACGTGACGAACTGGTCGCCGCCTTCACCGACGCCGGGCTGCTCGACCGCCTGGACCTGGGTGAGCGGGGCTGA